One window of Oryza brachyantha chromosome 12, ObraRS2, whole genome shotgun sequence genomic DNA carries:
- the LOC102701688 gene encoding uncharacterized protein LOC102701688 isoform X2 translates to MRCMQANETSILVDASNYIKELKDKLHQEPEDAQLDSTSSSMPMPRVSVSCVEVENKKKGFRINVSLEKSQPELLTWVLEAFEEIGLDVLDADVSCAHHAAFRFEALGIGSTTHSEDAESMDVQMVRQAVLQAIKKCIDHHSSDD, encoded by the exons ATGCATGCAGGCAAACGAGACATCAATCCTTGTAGATGCGTCCAATTACATCAAAGAGCTCAAGGACAAGCTTCATCAGGAGCCTGAGGATGCACAGCTGGACAGCACTAGTAGTTCCATGCCAATGCCAAGA gtgAGTGTTTCATGTGTAGAGGTAGAGAATAAGAAAAAAGGGTTTCGGATCAATGTGTCACTGGAGAAGAGTCAACCTGAGTTGCTGACGTGGGTGCTGGAAGCATTCGAGGAGATTGGGCTTGACGTCCTCGACGCCGACGTGTCCTGCGCACACCACGCCGCCTTTCGCTTTGAAGCGCTTGGAATTGGATCCACCACCCAT agcGAGGATGCAGAGAGCATGGATGTGCAAATGGTTCGGCAGGCAGTGTTGCAAGCCATCAAGAAATGCATTGACCACCACAGCAGCGATGACTAG